A single region of the Microlunatus panaciterrae genome encodes:
- a CDS encoding rhodanese-like domain-containing protein → MMRKLQALLGRPPSLTATEAHQSVEDDRAVLLDVRETNEWRAGHAPQALHITLSTLETRLEEIPTGRPIVTVCRSGRRSAAAANVLIRRGYEVANLTGGMNAWAAAGLPVITARNKPGQII, encoded by the coding sequence ATGATGCGCAAACTCCAGGCCCTGCTCGGCCGCCCCCCGTCCCTGACGGCAACCGAGGCCCACCAATCCGTCGAGGATGACCGGGCGGTGCTGCTCGATGTCCGAGAGACCAACGAATGGCGAGCGGGCCACGCGCCTCAGGCCCTGCACATCACCCTCAGCACGCTCGAGACCCGACTAGAGGAGATCCCGACCGGGCGGCCGATTGTCACAGTCTGCCGGTCCGGCCGACGCTCGGCCGCGGCCGCGAATGTGCTCATCCGGCGCGGCTACGAGGTTGCCAACCTCACCGGCGGCATGAATGCCTGGGCCGCCGCCGGCTTACCCGTCATCACCGCACGGAACAAACCCGGCCAGATCATCTGA
- a CDS encoding rhodanese-like domain-containing protein: MTSPNTHLPDTVDTETVLGWMADPDAVTVIDVRSPAEFDTVHITGSYNMPLDLLAEHAPQLATRLDHKVVLVCQSGVRAGQARQRLAAVGMDNLHVLDKGVPGFAAAGGPVVRGRARWALERQVRFVAGSLVVAGVVASRWAPKLVAVAGGIGAGLTISALTDTCTMGRVLSALPYNRGPRAKSGQTLVDELPISVSSS; encoded by the coding sequence ATGACCTCACCCAATACGCACCTGCCTGACACCGTTGACACCGAAACCGTGCTCGGCTGGATGGCCGACCCTGATGCGGTCACCGTCATCGACGTACGCAGCCCAGCGGAGTTCGATACCGTCCACATCACCGGCTCCTACAACATGCCGCTCGACCTCCTCGCCGAACACGCACCCCAGCTGGCGACCCGGTTGGACCACAAGGTGGTCCTCGTCTGCCAGTCCGGCGTCCGCGCTGGCCAGGCCCGCCAGCGCCTCGCCGCGGTCGGCATGGACAACCTCCACGTCCTCGACAAGGGCGTCCCCGGTTTCGCCGCCGCGGGCGGGCCTGTGGTCCGAGGGCGGGCGCGGTGGGCGCTGGAACGTCAAGTCCGCTTCGTCGCGGGCTCCCTCGTGGTCGCCGGCGTCGTCGCCAGCCGCTGGGCTCCGAAGCTCGTCGCCGTCGCCGGCGGGATCGGCGCCGGCCTGACCATCTCGGCTCTCACCGACACCTGCACCATGGGCCGGGTCCTGTCCGCCCTTCCATACAACCGGGGCCCGCGAGCCAAGAGTGGGCAGACGCTGGTCGACGAGCTGCCCATCAGCGTCTCGTCATCGTGA